CTGCGGACCCTGGAGTCGGTGGCAGAGGGTAAGGCGATGGTCGTCCTCAACCGCTGAGTGCTAGAAGCTGAACCGCATGATTCTGCCGATATCGCGCAGCGCGGGGATGCGGGAGATGACCTTCATCTGAATGCGGCCCGAAAGTGGCAGGTGTTCCTCACCTGCCACGTCGGTGCTGTGCAGGTCTTCGATGCAGCGCAGCGCGGGATGCAGCGCTTCGATCTGCCCGGGATCGTCGATACCCCAGTGCAGGGTGGCGCCGGCGTTGCGCACGGCGGGCACCAGCTTCTGCAGCTTGATGCCGATGCTGCCGTAGCAGTCGAACGCCAGCTGGCCACTGGGAAAGCGCCCGGTGATCCGACGGATCAGGGACTGGCCCTCGGCCTGCGTCAGGTACATCGTCAATCCCTCGAACACCGCGAGAGTGGGGCGGTCGGCGGGGATGCCTTCCAACCAGGCATCATCGGTGACGGAGCTTTCGATCAGCCGGTAGTCGCCGCCGCGTTCGGGCAGCAGCGTGCGTCGCAGTGCGACCACGTCGGGGTAGTCGACGTCGACCCAGCGCACGGTGTCGGGCGGATCGATCCGGAAGACGCGGGTGTCCAGTCCGCAGGCCAGGTGCAGCACTGTCGACTCCCGGTGTGTGGCGAGAAACTCCGAGGTCCAGACGTCGAGCTGGCGGGCGCGCAGCGCGACGCCGACCGCCTGGGTGTCTTTGATCTTGGTTTTGGAGAAGTCGTAGTCGATGCGCGCGACGGCCTCGGCGGCATAGTGGTCATGAAGAACGGAATGAGGAGACTTGGCGTCCTGCGCCCGTCCGTACAGCGTGGCCAGCATGGTCTCGGGGGCGCCGGTCAGTGCGATTTTCACGCGGTCCGTCACTCGACCCAACATACGCCGCGATCTCGTATTACAGTTGCGCCGTCCCAGACGAAGGAGAACCCACACATGGCTGATTTCAAGGGCCTCATCGACAAGCTCAAGAGCCTGTTGGCGGGCAACAAGGACAAGGTGAACCAGGCCGTCGACAAGGTCGGCGACGTGATCGACTCCAAGACCGGTGGCAAGTACACCTCGGTGGTGGACAAGGTGCAGGATGCCGCCAAGAGCGCGGTCGACAAGGTCAACTCAGCTGAAGGCTCCGAATCCCCTAAGGACGGCGACGCTCAGTAAGCGGCTGGCGCCGCTACTTGCGGCGCTGGTGCTGATCACGGCGGCCTGCGCGCGGGTCGAGGCGGAAGGTGTT
The nucleotide sequence above comes from Mycobacteroides saopaulense. Encoded proteins:
- a CDS encoding class I SAM-dependent methyltransferase; amino-acid sequence: MLGRVTDRVKIALTGAPETMLATLYGRAQDAKSPHSVLHDHYAAEAVARIDYDFSKTKIKDTQAVGVALRARQLDVWTSEFLATHRESTVLHLACGLDTRVFRIDPPDTVRWVDVDYPDVVALRRTLLPERGGDYRLIESSVTDDAWLEGIPADRPTLAVFEGLTMYLTQAEGQSLIRRITGRFPSGQLAFDCYGSIGIKLQKLVPAVRNAGATLHWGIDDPGQIEALHPALRCIEDLHSTDVAGEEHLPLSGRIQMKVISRIPALRDIGRIMRFSF
- a CDS encoding antitoxin translates to MADFKGLIDKLKSLLAGNKDKVNQAVDKVGDVIDSKTGGKYTSVVDKVQDAAKSAVDKVNSAEGSESPKDGDAQ